Part of the Nitrospirota bacterium genome, TGGATGCGCTCAGGCCGCGGCACGTTCAGCGGAAGATGCGTACGCTCCTCGAAGGGACCCCCATGCGGAACTATGTGGCCGATCCCCGCTCCGGCTCCATGCATAACTACGGGTGCGCCGTCGATATCACCATCGTCGATGGGCAAGGAGAGCGCCTCGACATGGGGACGCCGATGGACCACTTCGGCATTCTCGCGCAGCCCCGGCACGAGGCCCGCTTTCTGAAGGAGGGCAGGCTCACCTCCCGGCAGATCGCCAACCGCCGCCTTCTCCGAAGAGTCATGACCGAAGCGGGCTTTCGTCCCCTTCCCATCGAGTGGTGGCATTTCGAGGCCTTTGACAAGAAGGTCATTCGCGCCACTTATACCATCATCGAATAATCCCTGCAGCTCGTCCAGGCGCCATGCGGTGGCCGCTCCGCCTACTTGCACGTATATGCAATCCACTATAGACTCTTAAATAAGCAGCGGCAAGCTCTTGCCGATCAAGAGAACATACGATCCCATGTAGCGCCTGCGCATGCCCCGGGCCGGACCCGAGCCGAAAAGGAGGGGAACGTGGATAAAAAAAGACATCAGAAGACAGCCGCTCCTGTTTCCGGAGAGAAGAAGATCGTCCCGGTGCTGGAGGAAGAGGTGGAGGTGCGGAAACGCGCCATAGAGACCGGGGTCACCCGGGTCACCAAGAAAGTGCATGAAAAGGAAAAAGTGATCGATGAGCTGCTCCTGCAGGAAGAGGTCGAGGTGGAGCGGGTGCCGGTTAACCGGTTTGTAGAGCAGCCGCTTCCGGTGCGGCAGGAGGACGGCGTCACCATCGTGCCTCTCCTGGAGGAGGTGGCGGTCGTCGAGAAACGGCTGCTGCTGAAGGAAGAGCTGCATATCCGGAAAAAGCCGGGGACGGTGCGCAAGCCGCAGACCGTCGTGCTTCGCAGCGAGGAGGCTGTCGTCGAGCACAGCGATCTCCGCGGACAGGGAGAGGATGAGGCGCAGTACAGCAAAGAAAGGAGGAGACCATGAAAACAATTGTCGGGTTGTTCAACACGTCTCGAGAGGCTGAGGACGCGATAAATGATCTCATCAGATCAGGGTTCAAGCGCGAAGATATCAGTATGATGGCGAGCAGCGAGGAAGAAGGTAAAGGAGGAAAGAAAGGCGGCGACGGGGGCGGGACAGCGAAAGGAGCGGCGAAGGGAGCAGGAACAGGCGCCGCTGTCGGAGGTGTCGCCGGCCTTCTGGTGGGCCTTACCGGGCTCACCATCCCGGGCCTCGGGCCGATTATTGCCGCAGGTCCGCTGGCAGCAACCCTTTCGGGCATCGGCGCCGGAGCGGTTGCGGGAGGGGTCGTTGGCGGCCTCACCAAGATGGGCGTCCCGAAGGAGCATGCAGAGCATTACGCCGAAGGAGTGCGCCGCGGCGGCACGCTGGTTACCGTGCACACGAGTGACGACGAGGCGGAACGCGCCGCCGATATCATGAACCGGCATGGCGCAGTTGATATCGACCGCCGCACCGAACAGTGGAAAGCGGGCGGATGGGCCCGCTTCGACGAGAAGGCCGCTCCCTTCACTGCCGAGGAGCGGGCCCGGGAGCGGGCTGTCCTGCCTGTTGTGGAGGAAGAGGTCAAGGTGGGCAAGAGAGAGGTCTCGAAAGGCGGCGTGCGCGTCTACAGCCGCGTAGTCGAGGCGCCGGTGGAGGAGAAGGTGACGCTTCGCGAAGAGCATGCCACGGTCGAGCGTCGGCCTACTGACCGTCCTGCCACGGCTGCTGAAAAGGAGGCGTTCAAGGAGACCTCCTTCGAGATACGGGAGACCGCGGAAGAGCCGGTCGTCTCCAAGGAGGCGCGCGTGAAAGAGGAGGTGGTGGTCGGAAAAGAGGCGACGGAACGCACCGAGACGATACGCGAGACCGCCCGCCGCACCGAGGTGGATGTGGAGGAGGAGGACTTCCAGAGCCATTTCCGCTCCTCCGCAGCAGGGAAGGGCGAGAGCTACGAGAGCTACCGGTCCGCTTACCGTTATGCGGACACGCTCTCGCAGGACCCGCGCTACCGAGGAAAAGAGTGGTCGGAGATAGAAGGCGACGTGCGCAGGGACTGGGAGAGCCGCAATCCCGGGACCTGGTCCAAATACAAGGACGCCATCCGCTACGGATGGGACAGGATGCACCGCCCCGTCGGCGCCGGCAGACGGTAGCGATTCATGAAGGGCGCGGTACAGCCGCGCCCTTCATGAACAGAGGTCATTTCTTGAAGAGCTTGAGGTACTCTCCGTAGCCCTTTTTCCCGAGGTCTTCTTTCGGAATGAAACGGAGGGCTGCCGAATTCATGCAGTACCGGAGGCCGGTGGGCTGCGGCCCGTCGTTAAAGACATGGCCGAGATGCGAGTCTCCCTGCCTGCTCCGCACCTCGGTCCTCTTCACGAAGAGCTTCCGGTCCTCTTTCTCGACCACGGCGCCGGGATCGAGCGGCTTCGTAAAGCTCGGCCAGCCTGTTCCGGAGTCATACTTGTCGAGAGAGCTGAAGAGCGGCCCGCCCGAGACCACGTCGACGTAGATCCCCTCTCTCTTGTTATCCCAGTACTCGTTCTTGAAGGCCGGTTCCGTGCCCTCCTCCTGGGTCACCTTATACTGCAGAGGCGTCAGCCTCTTTTTGAGCTCTTCCTTTGACGGTTTCACGAAGGTCCTCCCTTCCTCTCCCGGATTCTTCCCGGCAACGGCGGCTACCGGTCCGGTCGAATCCTTTTCCGCGCCCCAGACTTTTTTCAGGAACTGGTCCCGGCCGGAGTTGAAACGATAGAATTTGTACTTGATCGAATGTTCCTTATAATAATTTTGATGATACTCTTCTGCAGGAAAGAACTTCCCGGCAGGGA contains:
- a CDS encoding M15 family metallopeptidase, which codes for MKHLYCSLVLVMAFLSGFGPAHGREAAPGGTHPGGSAGKTLTAFEQQIVAAGFVDVQEIDPTLKVELKYASADNFMGVNVYGDFRRAYLRREAAEKLARANRILKALDPALSLLVVDALRPRHVQRKMRTLLEGTPMRNYVADPRSGSMHNYGCAVDITIVDGQGERLDMGTPMDHFGILAQPRHEARFLKEGRLTSRQIANRRLLRRVMTEAGFRPLPIEWWHFEAFDKKVIRATYTIIE
- a CDS encoding DUF2382 domain-containing protein yields the protein MDKKRHQKTAAPVSGEKKIVPVLEEEVEVRKRAIETGVTRVTKKVHEKEKVIDELLLQEEVEVERVPVNRFVEQPLPVRQEDGVTIVPLLEEVAVVEKRLLLKEELHIRKKPGTVRKPQTVVLRSEEAVVEHSDLRGQGEDEAQYSKERRRP
- a CDS encoding DUF2382 domain-containing protein — encoded protein: MKTIVGLFNTSREAEDAINDLIRSGFKREDISMMASSEEEGKGGKKGGDGGGTAKGAAKGAGTGAAVGGVAGLLVGLTGLTIPGLGPIIAAGPLAATLSGIGAGAVAGGVVGGLTKMGVPKEHAEHYAEGVRRGGTLVTVHTSDDEAERAADIMNRHGAVDIDRRTEQWKAGGWARFDEKAAPFTAEERARERAVLPVVEEEVKVGKREVSKGGVRVYSRVVEAPVEEKVTLREEHATVERRPTDRPATAAEKEAFKETSFEIRETAEEPVVSKEARVKEEVVVGKEATERTETIRETARRTEVDVEEEDFQSHFRSSAAGKGESYESYRSAYRYADTLSQDPRYRGKEWSEIEGDVRRDWESRNPGTWSKYKDAIRYGWDRMHRPVGAGRR
- the msrB gene encoding peptide-methionine (R)-S-oxide reductase MsrB, whose translation is MILILAAVPNAAQPATATFAGGCFWCMEPPFEKLEGVKEVVSGYTGGKEENPTYEEVSAGKTGHVEAVQVRYDPAVISYETLLNVFWRQIDPTDPDGQFVDRGKQYRSAIFYHTPEQKALAERSKKALQQSGRFKKPIVTGILPAGKFFPAEEYHQNYYKEHSIKYKFYRFNSGRDQFLKKVWGAEKDSTGPVAAVAGKNPGEEGRTFVKPSKEELKKRLTPLQYKVTQEEGTEPAFKNEYWDNKREGIYVDVVSGGPLFSSLDKYDSGTGWPSFTKPLDPGAVVEKEDRKLFVKRTEVRSRQGDSHLGHVFNDGPQPTGLRYCMNSAALRFIPKEDLGKKGYGEYLKLFKK